DNA sequence from the Alosa sapidissima isolate fAloSap1 chromosome 13, fAloSap1.pri, whole genome shotgun sequence genome:
ctttatgtaacatgctgttggtgctttttgacattaaacgttctctaacaagagtgcaaatcagtttgcagtaaagctactagtgattggctaaatgttggtccttcctctgtctcttggtgccctacacacagtgcgtaatgcgtgtgggggtagcggcagtactgtactgtgctctggccgcttgtctccgctatttttttttttttttttttagtcgcgggaaagcgtctgtggggtgactggtccacgatcaggaaatttagtttttgattcgagacatgtcaagtcatcacaagtcaaagaggcaaagtccgagtcaagtctcaagtgaatagtattcaagtccaagtcgagtcgcaagtcatgccgaattttatcaagtcaagtctgaagtcattaaaatcatgactcgagtctgactcgagtccaagtcatgtgactcgagtccacatgtctgatttgtgccattccaaaataccttttttttctttagcagccagttgacaatgaagtagggaaaggacagtcaatttagaatcagcaccttaattaatatcattaccacctgggtctgctgtgaaaaaatggtccttcggctcatatccgtatcacaggtttgggccaaatcagtgctttgtattttaaacgcatctcctgacttccagttgagttgcggaaattggacctgggacaaatctgtaaaccggtgataaaacagcattgctagcagagctgaaacctgtatcgggagtagacctggcccacagtcagataccgtatgtccgctacaggcggatctaaaggcttttatgcggatccggcccaaaggaaattgctatctgggtaactttaggatgacccataatatatgatgccagtcatctcgatagagctctgctatCTCAGTGTATCGCAATtgatgtactgctcaatcggaagttcggagacaatgtgggcaaCGCTAGCGCCCATGTTTGcgcgcggaataaggtgaatagggagggaaagtaatctcatcgccatctagtggttgcgttcctagagtttagcggaggggATGGGATTttgtttttagaaaaaaaatatctcggtgcacattgggatcttaatttaatgccttccatatgttaggcactggggtcacctctattgcttcaagtggtcataccagagaatgtctaataggaagagaattggcactgtctggttacttccggtttctggactggttgcagttcctcctcagattccacttgagggcgctcgcaggcgagtgcagaatgcatggaggtctatggagctttaccccacaatatccacttttctctggatataattttttgagtagtaatttgaatgttgcattcgctaggagaggcaaagaaaatacacactgttgattgttatattttttgaagtcacgtaagtcttctaaaaagcctttcaaatatgtcagtgacgtcattcattagcacaatgctagcgtgatatgggcaacaacgacccaacctgtaagaaatggaaaggacataagtactcgttcattcaactttagatctaaaatctatattgaacttgcataaactacaataaaatctacgattcttctacgacaagcaggtgaaagagatacatttagccgtctagctccatagacccccattcaacctgcactcgcccgcgatcacccccagtcgaattctaatggaactgcaaccaatgtcgatacaatgaggcttaataggaagtgccaaggctctccgtagacgggctctggtcataccttatttttaggatcagttgaattattttgagtttttgtcgtaacatggtgataaggaactacagctgcatgtgacgtcacatgtttgggcgcttaatctctaactgatcaatacgcaatttgcttaactcgcttaacatatttttgtaataacggaatgTGATgtaaaccaaagtccttttaggcaagtcccttcactcggcggccatataccaacgttttatgggcactcatcgggcacagtctttgggtcgaactgcgcgtgcgcaaggcttcacgacaccaatcttgctccagcagcgagatcacaacacatgattggcacaatgtcttcacaacacaccatatgattggctcaatgtattcacatcacaccacatgattggctcaatgtatttacatgtcgacgttttgccgaggaaggggtgggatatgtgtagacaacggccatattggcgtgacaaactagccccatgcatttctatggagtattttttgagtgctgtgtctccacattagaaagtctctgtgtaaaccgcgtggtgataacctttatgtcaggataactggtgttgtgcttctactcacatgaagagctagctgtaagtgttaagtgtcaatgctaaccaggctaataaacaaaccatgctaccgtgagtaacgttgaagggtaaagtcacgtgacttcttttgtagttcgtttataaaacaaaaggagcaatttcgattttcttaaataaggcaaaatagggtctgacattttcacagttagaatattattactgtatagacactgaaaaatatttttggtggataacatcgctgatttggcttcacaatttttttgttttaaaataggtctatgggacttaacattggagctgctcttcgataggaacgcaaccacttggggcgctggttttcactttccctccctatgctAGCGTGTTAATATGgacaacaacgacccaacctgtaagaaatcaaaagggcaTAAGtacattcattcaacttttgacctataagtaagggataatgtatagaacgccccGACAGGGCGAATTGGACCCCGatgcgccagcggaggggtcttgtttcgccctgaagggacttattttcccataatgaccggtgttctatacattatcccgcttattatacggctacctgccaaaacgaaaaaataaactccacgatatgtctctttacacttatttgttaccgtttcgtcgtggcttttgctgagaaacaaatagttcgcaacacacgctgaacttgaatcaaacattctttagagctcagctgatcaaccgtctttcacttttgaatgaagttccaatgcaagtggaaccggaatacttgcggaaagtgaccggaatacttgcggagtgatatgatcagcagcacaaaacccgttgccattgatatgtttattttattatatgttataataaaataaacattatattatatgtttgcagcggtaattacatgaatttatttgaccgtagaacgttgggaaatcccattcaagtcaatggagcgtttctactagcattgtgaagagccgtataataaccCATATTGAACTTATACCAattacaatcaaatctgagatttctcAACgacatttagccgtctagctctattgactcccattcattttgcatTCATGGCAAccgcccccagtggaattctggtggaactgcaaccaaaattcggtacaatagCCGGCTTCAGACCGTCGAGCCAGGCCAGGGTCATTTGAGGGGTCACCTGGTGATAGTATCCCAGGCTATACAAGCCTCATGACCCTGAGACGTTTGTGTTCAGACTGTTCTGTGTTCAGTGTTCAGTTAGCCTCTCCGCATTACACCTCGACATGCCCTCGCTTGTGAAAACGTCACCAATACCgatggatgaactggagaaaggtaaaaatcaattgtttagcTCAAGGGGAGGTGtcaaatgagtgtaattccccaaatggtgaaTTATCCCTTTAATGCATCTGAACACTAGGTGGCAATGTTGTATAACATTTCACATCTAAATACGGTGAAATCATCAGAATTATGGTATAGAAATGTGAGCTTCACACAATCATTAATGCAAATAAGgtgcattattattatgtaatttatgggacattttttgtctttattagaCATGATTTTGGCATTTATAACATGTCCAAAGACGTGGCCTGTTCATAATTACACATTGGTGGAAAGATTTCACCTCGCACTTTTAATGTTAATGCATCTGGACACAAGGTGGCAATGTTGTTTTTCACATTTCACATCTAAATACGGTGAAATCAGTAGAATTATGGTATAGAAATGTGAGCTTCACACAATCCTTAATGCAAATAAGGTGcattattatgtaatttataatgggaaatcaatagaaatgttatttcttgtttattctcatttcaaaccacacacatccattcctagtcacacacacacacacacactcatttatacttaaataggctacatgtgtgtgcaaacagtGTGACCTGAACACTATTATGCTTTGCAGTTCCGGATTGGATTCCCTTTTACACTTTGTGTTCCTCTCCGACATCCATCATACATTATTCCTAAAACAGTCCTACCCTTATTCACCAATGCAATACCCATTTAACAACGAGGTGTAGGCTCTGTATCCTGTCTTACCTTGCTTATGAGATCGAGATTCATTGCGGAATGTGCCAGCAATATGGAGTGGTAATTTGATTTGATGGAAATATGTTGTGTACATGACAGCCTGTTTAGGCAAAAGGCATGTGACCAGCGTCAACTGCAACCTATACATTTAGAGGGTATAACAATTTCTCTCCAAATATGACCTGCTCCTAGAGCAGGGCTATTCAACTTTATTACCAAGTGGGCCAGACAGGAAAACCACTGGGTCGTCGTGGGCCACTCAAAATACAGTGTTGCTATAATTACTTTTATTGTGGCTGTTATAGACATGcattcatgagtatccagctacatttaatgagttaagtgaattatatccacacacacaaaaaaaaacactggatgtggtggacattcctttattctgagatacatcaataggctctcaaaacaattccaaacagacataaggtgcTTATAGAGCAGGTCCATATAGATTACTTGTCAAATAAAACAGTATTAGGTGATGGAACATTCACACCCAACTTctgtcatagctcatatttttaaaataaatcagtgaatcAAACAaattatttcataatttcatgtCAAGGTCTGTTTGCCGTCTTGGGTCCACCCATCTGACACCGTCAGCCATACCCATGTTGAACAAGCCTATTGATACATACCTGTAGATTCTGCACACCCACTAGTCTGTtccagtgtgtgttttgtccgaATGTGAAGGAGCCGTGCCTCATCTCTAAAGGACCAGACTTGGAAGGACCTTGACTTTGAGATGTAGCCTGCTCATGTACATGTTTTTCCTGGGCTGCGATGGACTTCGTCTGGCCTGCCAGTGCCAACCAGCCCAACATTTTGTAAAACTAGAGCACATTTTAGTCAAATGCGTGCTTGATATGTTTTTTCTTACAATTAATGTACCAAAGACACAAAGGTGATTCTATTTTCTTAACAGTAACGCCACATCTGGGGACATCAGTGATTCACAGCAGACCCGACTGATTCAGTGCATGATCAATGCTGGGAATCAAACGCTTCTCAAACTCCCAGAGTTTCTTGTCCACGAGCAGCTGGTCTTTGGAGAGGTGTCCTTGCAGGGGGGCCCTGACATGGATGATGCGGCAGACATCGAATGGGACAGTGACAACGGGTCCAAACTGCTTCAGCGTGGTGTGGGCCGAGGTCTGCTCCACTCTCCGGGGGTCAATCAGAAGCTTGGTGGGGTTGAACACGCTCTTCCTGTCCGGCTCTCGGTAGATGTGCTCCAGGATGTTTACACCAGGCACGCGCCTCCACTGAGGCAGACGAAATCGGCCACTGTCTTCAAACTGCGTTTTGGGGAAGATGTGGTTCTCGATCCTGAAGACCCCTGCATtgggatgttgctgctgcaatGTGTCCATTAGCTTCTCCAGTTTACCATGTTTGTAAGGCATAATGATTTCATCAATGTCATTCAGCAGGAGGTACTTTGACTGGTACATATATCTGTATATACATTCATTCAGAGTGGTCAGCTGACCATAATAATGAATGTCACCGTGATGTAAGTCATACTTCCACCCAGTAGAGGGCGTTAGGAACTTGTGTATTGGCCAAGGCACAACTTCCAGCATACCCTCTCTCATGTAATACGTGAGAACTTTCTCAACATCTGAACCACAGCTTGTGTTGTAAATGACAACCCTCTGAACCCCAATCAGTTTGTACATCTCCATGGTCTGTGCAAACTGTAGGGCATTATTGTACCCCCCAAAAAGGTTGGAAATGCATATAGTATATTTGTACCTAAAAGATTCTTTGACTTCCTGGTTTTGGATTGTTAAAAATGTCAAATTGTCAATGGTGTTTCGGTCCGATGTTATACTGACATATGAGGCTTGCTGTGATGTTGTAGTAGTGCAAAACACGTCTGAAGTGTGAAAAGGAAAGCCAAAGTGGTCGCTATGTATATCTACTTTTGCCTGTGAAGTCGTACACTGACCCAGAGCCCCATTAGCTTTAGCATCAGTATTACCACTGTCATTAGTATCGCCGTTGGCACACAGGACGCAGTAGAGCGGTTGCAGCTCCTGCCTGCAGATGATGCTAATGACCAGGATGGCCCCGCCCAGTCTGTGATCCTTAAAGGCAGACACCATGAGGTGTCTGGAGCCTGGGATGGGGCTGATGGTCTCCATGGGTGCCCGTT
Encoded proteins:
- the LOC121680802 gene encoding uncharacterized protein LOC121680802, which gives rise to MIQRKLALLVGITMFTLLMLRWEHIIHLVSLMRNERPSAEPEPQTDLPSAESTLPLWQRAPMETISPIPGSRHLMVSAFKDHRLGGAILVISIICRQELQPLYCVLCANGDTNDSGNTDAKANGALGQCTTSQAKVDIHSDHFGFPFHTSDVFCTTTTSQQASYVSITSDRNTIDNLTFLTIQNQEVKESFRYKYTICISNLFGGYNNALQFAQTMEMYKLIGVQRVVIYNTSCGSDVEKVLTYYMREGMLEVVPWPIHKFLTPSTGWKYDLHHGDIHYYGQLTTLNECIYRYMYQSKYLLLNDIDEIIMPYKHGKLEKLMDTLQQQHPNAGVFRIENHIFPKTQFEDSGRFRLPQWRRVPGVNILEHIYREPDRKSVFNPTKLLIDPRRVEQTSAHTTLKQFGPVVTVPFDVCRIIHVRAPLQGHLSKDQLLVDKKLWEFEKRLIPSIDHALNQSGLL